Proteins encoded in a region of the Megalops cyprinoides isolate fMegCyp1 chromosome 3, fMegCyp1.pri, whole genome shotgun sequence genome:
- the tmem45b gene encoding transmembrane protein 45B: protein MANFKGHALPGSFFLLFGLWWSVKYPLRHCWKKGQAGGRHRPPKFFNTMDFVEGAIKIFFAFVGIMAEQFVPDGPHAHLYNSEEKSWVKLMNWQHSTMYLFFGISGIADVLTMSPLPVPLGLDRLALSLALFVEGFLFYFHVHNRPSLDKHIHSLLLVAVFGGSASTLLEVFKREHTVLELFRSSLAILQGTWFYQIGFVLYPLSGPQWDLELHDNIMFITMCYCWHYAVALLIVGMNYSLVWFGVKRCTRRQLGDMEISLKTTLNSDASSHKALLQDSDEE from the exons ATGGCCAACTTCAAGGGGCACGCTCTCCCGGGCAGCTTCTTCCTGCTGTTTGGCCTGTGGTGGTCGGTGAAATACCCACTCCGACACTGCTGGAAGAAGGGCCAGGCGGGAGGGAGACACAGACCACCAAAGTTCTTCAACACAATGGACTTTGTGGAGGGGGCAATCAAAATTTTCTTTGCCTTTGTGG gCATCATGGCAGAGCAGTTTGTGCCCGACGGGCCCCACGCCCACCTGTACAACAGTGAGGAGAAGTCCTGGGTGAAGCTGATGAACTGGCAGCACAGCACCATGTACCTGTTCTTCGGAATCTCCGGCATCGCGGATGTCCTCACCATGTCCCCCCTGCCCGTCCCGCTCGGTCTCGACCGCCTCGCTCTCTCCCTGGCACTCTTCGTCGAAG GATTCCTGTTCTACTTCCATGTGCACAACCGGCCTTCCCTAGACAAGCACATCCATTCCCTGCTGCTGGTGGCTGTTTTCGGGGGCTCTGCCAGCACCCTGCTGGAGGTGTTTAAGAGGGAACACACCGTGCTGGAACTGTTCAGGAGCAGCCTGGCCATCCTGCAAGGGACCTGGTTCTATCAG ATCGGCTTTGTGCTGTACCCGCTGAGTGGACCGCAGTGGGACCTGGAGCTCCACGACAACATCATGTTCATCACCATGTGCTACTGCTGGCACTATGCCGTCGCCTTGCTCATCGTCGGCATGAACTACAGCCTCGTCTGGTT TGGTGTGAAGAGGTGTACAAGGAGGCAGCTCGGTGACATGGAGATCAGCCTGAAGACGACTTTGAACTCTGATGCCAGCTCCCACAAGGCCCTGCTCCAGGACTCTGACGAGGAGTAG